The following coding sequences are from one Lipingzhangella halophila window:
- the rimM gene encoding ribosome maturation factor RimM (Essential for efficient processing of 16S rRNA), with protein sequence MRLVIGRIGRARGIRGEVFVDERTDDPGARFVPGAQLLTDPESAGPLTVAATRRHSGRLLVRFASVTDRTRAEDLRGVTLLVDTAELAPLDDPDEFHDHELVGLSVVTGEGREVGVVDTVLHNAQDVLVVKESSGQEVLVPFVRELVPDVDTEAGRLVIDPPPGLLDLRS encoded by the coding sequence ATGCGTCTCGTTATCGGTCGGATTGGCCGGGCGCGCGGTATCCGCGGTGAGGTCTTCGTGGACGAGCGGACCGACGACCCGGGCGCGCGCTTCGTCCCGGGGGCGCAACTGCTCACCGACCCCGAAAGCGCGGGACCGCTCACGGTCGCGGCGACGCGCCGGCACTCCGGGCGGCTGCTCGTGCGGTTCGCCTCGGTCACCGATCGGACGCGCGCCGAGGATCTGCGCGGGGTGACCCTGCTCGTCGACACCGCCGAGCTGGCTCCGCTGGACGACCCCGACGAGTTCCACGACCACGAGCTTGTCGGCCTGAGCGTCGTCACGGGCGAGGGCCGCGAGGTCGGGGTGGTCGACACCGTGCTGCACAACGCTCAGGACGTGCTGGTCGTCAAGGAGTCATCCGGGCAGGAGGTGCTGGTCCCGTTCGTGCGCGAGCTCGTTCCCGACGTCGACACCGAGGCCGGCCGCCTGGTCATAGACCCTCCGCCCGGCCTGCTCGACCTGCGGAGCTGA
- a CDS encoding DUF2469 domain-containing protein, with protein MSSEDLERYEADMELQLYREYRDVVGLFSYVVETERRFYLTNHVDLQPRTTDNGEMYFEVTMEDAWVWDMYRPARFVRNVRVVTFKDVNVEEITKADLEVPSTGNPGDEG; from the coding sequence ATGAGTTCTGAGGACCTGGAGAGGTACGAGGCCGACATGGAGCTGCAGCTCTATCGCGAGTATCGCGATGTTGTCGGTCTGTTCAGCTACGTGGTGGAGACCGAACGCCGTTTCTACCTCACCAACCACGTGGATCTTCAGCCGCGAACCACAGACAACGGCGAGATGTACTTCGAGGTCACCATGGAGGACGCCTGGGTCTGGGACATGTACCGGCCGGCCAGGTTTGTCAGGAACGTGCGCGTGGTGACGTTCAAGGACGTCAACGTCGAGGAGATCACCAAGGCTGATCTTGAGGTCCCCTCCACCGGGAATCCGGGCGACGAGGGCTGA
- the lepB gene encoding signal peptidase I, which yields MSANKQGKGEKQGSFWKELPILIVIALVLAFIIKTWVVQAFYIPSKSMEDTLLVGDRVLVNKLVYQIRDIERGDIVVFNGSGSWDEENSVEVEEPANPIAHGFTWVGQQIGAKPTGKDYIKRVIGVPGDTVECCDSENRVLVNDEPLDETYLYPGSQSTHTEFGPIEVPEGRLWLMGDHRERSYDSRLHQDDPGGGSVSEESVEGRAFVLIWPVDRFETFSTPDTFSELEERTESASTAAAALPLALGTVAAVPVHRTGRGLGKRLLSRFRSQRVAGSGR from the coding sequence ATGAGCGCAAATAAGCAGGGGAAGGGCGAGAAGCAGGGTTCCTTCTGGAAGGAACTGCCCATTCTGATCGTGATCGCGCTGGTCTTGGCCTTCATCATCAAGACCTGGGTCGTTCAGGCGTTCTACATCCCGTCCAAGTCGATGGAGGACACCTTGCTCGTCGGCGATCGGGTGCTCGTCAATAAGCTCGTCTACCAGATCCGCGATATCGAGCGCGGCGACATCGTGGTGTTCAACGGCTCGGGCTCCTGGGACGAGGAGAACTCCGTCGAGGTCGAGGAGCCGGCGAACCCGATCGCCCACGGTTTCACCTGGGTGGGCCAGCAGATCGGGGCGAAACCTACCGGCAAGGACTACATCAAGCGGGTTATCGGGGTGCCCGGGGACACCGTGGAGTGCTGCGACTCGGAGAACCGTGTGCTGGTGAACGACGAGCCGCTGGACGAGACCTATCTCTACCCGGGTAGCCAGAGTACGCACACCGAGTTCGGTCCGATCGAGGTTCCCGAGGGCCGGCTGTGGCTCATGGGCGACCATCGGGAGAGATCTTACGATTCCCGGCTGCACCAGGACGACCCGGGCGGGGGCAGCGTCTCCGAGGAGAGTGTGGAGGGGCGTGCGTTCGTTCTCATCTGGCCGGTGGACCGGTTCGAAACCTTCTCCACCCCCGATACGTTCTCGGAGCTGGAGGAGCGCACGGAGTCGGCGTCCACGGCCGCGGCGGCGCTTCCGCTCGCGCTTGGAACCGTGGCCGCTGTCCCGGTCCACCGCACCGGACGTGGCCTCGGAAAACGCCTTCTCAGCCGGTTCCGTTCGCAGCGCGTGGCCGGATCCGGCCGCTGA
- the trmD gene encoding tRNA (guanosine(37)-N1)-methyltransferase TrmD — protein MRIDIITIFADYFAPLDLSLIGRARESGLLDIRVHDLRTWTHDRHRTVDDTPYGGGPGMVMKPEPWGEALDEVTGQEGTDVAVPRLVLPTPSGVPFTQPHAERLSGEPWLVFACGRYEGIDSRFVADARERMPVEELSIGDYVLAGGESATLVMVEAVARLVPGVLGNADSAVQDSFAPGAMENLLEGAVYTKPPVWRGREVPPILLSGNHGAVDRWRRDEALRTTARNRPELLDEIPEHELDRRDQEVLDEVRLQVGSESVAD, from the coding sequence ATGCGCATCGACATCATCACCATCTTCGCCGACTACTTCGCGCCCTTGGATCTGTCGCTGATCGGTAGGGCGAGGGAGTCGGGCCTCCTCGACATCCGGGTGCATGACCTCCGCACTTGGACACACGACCGCCATCGGACGGTCGATGACACGCCCTACGGGGGTGGGCCGGGTATGGTCATGAAGCCCGAGCCGTGGGGCGAGGCGCTCGACGAGGTCACGGGCCAGGAGGGCACCGATGTGGCCGTGCCGCGGCTGGTCCTGCCGACACCCAGCGGCGTCCCCTTCACCCAGCCGCACGCCGAACGGCTCTCCGGTGAGCCGTGGCTGGTGTTCGCGTGCGGGCGCTATGAGGGGATCGACTCCCGTTTCGTCGCCGATGCCCGCGAGCGGATGCCGGTGGAGGAGCTCAGCATTGGCGACTACGTCTTGGCGGGCGGGGAGTCCGCGACCTTGGTCATGGTGGAGGCGGTCGCCCGGCTGGTGCCCGGTGTGCTGGGCAACGCCGACTCCGCTGTCCAGGACTCCTTCGCGCCTGGTGCCATGGAGAACCTGTTGGAAGGCGCGGTCTACACCAAGCCGCCCGTGTGGCGGGGCCGGGAGGTGCCGCCGATCCTGCTGTCGGGAAACCACGGTGCCGTCGACCGCTGGCGCCGAGATGAGGCCCTTCGCACCACCGCGCGCAACCGCCCGGAGCTGCTCGACGAGATCCCCGAACATGAGCTCGACCGGCGCGACCAGGAGGTCCTTGACGAGGTCCGGTTACAGGTCGGCTCCGAATCTGTGGCAGACTAG
- a CDS encoding YraN family protein: MVTSVPGWAGSRNALGRHGEDLAAAYLERRAGMCVLARNWRCAAGELDIVARAGGTLVVAEVKTRASLRFGSPFEAVTPRKRQRLRRLARLWARENGVGGARPRVDAVAVLAPPHGPCLVKHQRGVA, translated from the coding sequence ATGGTAACCAGCGTCCCGGGGTGGGCCGGCAGCCGGAACGCGCTCGGGCGGCACGGCGAGGATCTGGCCGCGGCCTACCTGGAGCGGCGCGCGGGCATGTGTGTCCTGGCGCGCAACTGGCGGTGCGCGGCCGGTGAGCTCGACATCGTCGCCCGGGCCGGGGGAACGCTCGTCGTCGCCGAGGTGAAGACTCGCGCGAGCCTGCGGTTCGGCTCGCCTTTCGAGGCCGTGACCCCGCGGAAACGTCAGCGACTGCGCAGGCTCGCGCGGCTCTGGGCGCGCGAGAACGGCGTGGGCGGCGCGCGTCCGCGGGTCGACGCCGTCGCCGTGCTGGCTCCACCGCACGGCCCCTGCCTCGTCAAGCACCAGCGCGGGGTGGCCTGA
- a CDS encoding YifB family Mg chelatase-like AAA ATPase, with protein MSLARTRSVALLGVDGHVVEVEAHLGGGPAGVTLVGLPDAALREARDRIRAAVVNSGEAWPDDHITISLSPASLPKSGSGFDLAIAAAVVGASGAVPVESLHDAVFLAEVALDGRIRPVPGVLPAVLAAARAGHTTFVVARRNAAEAELVPDVEVVAVGSLGELFARMRGEPVDDPPAADDPAEPPESAVTGSAPPPDLADVLGQPVARRAVEIAAAGGHNLLLLGPPGTGKSLLAERLPTILPGLSMAESLEVTAVHSVAGALPKGAPLITEPPFCAPHHTATRAAIVGGGSTRLRPGCVSLAHRGALFVDEAPEFGRGVLESLRQPLETGTVVVSRSAATVRFPARFLLVLAANPCPCGKSGNACTCSSPQRRRYLGRLSGPLLDRVDLKVELQPVARSELLADRAFAESSATVAARVSAARERCARRLAGTPWSTNAEIPGAELRRRFPVPGDALRILASAMERGEISARGVDRALRVAWSLADLAGRPEPGGADTAYAFALWSGRAQ; from the coding sequence ATGAGTCTCGCGCGCACCAGGTCCGTCGCGCTGCTCGGCGTCGACGGCCACGTTGTCGAGGTCGAGGCGCACCTGGGGGGCGGGCCCGCGGGAGTGACCCTGGTCGGTCTGCCCGACGCCGCCCTGCGCGAGGCGCGCGACCGCATTCGCGCGGCCGTGGTGAACAGCGGCGAAGCCTGGCCCGACGACCACATCACGATCAGCCTCTCGCCCGCCAGCCTGCCCAAGAGCGGAAGCGGCTTCGACCTCGCCATCGCCGCGGCGGTCGTGGGCGCCAGCGGTGCCGTCCCGGTCGAGAGCCTGCACGATGCCGTGTTTCTGGCCGAGGTCGCCCTCGACGGCCGTATCCGGCCCGTGCCCGGTGTGCTGCCCGCGGTCCTCGCGGCGGCGCGCGCCGGGCACACCACGTTCGTGGTCGCGCGCCGGAACGCCGCCGAGGCCGAGCTTGTCCCCGACGTCGAGGTCGTGGCGGTGGGCTCCCTCGGGGAGCTGTTCGCGCGGATGCGCGGCGAGCCCGTTGACGACCCGCCCGCCGCCGACGACCCCGCCGAGCCGCCCGAGTCCGCGGTGACCGGTTCCGCGCCGCCCCCCGATCTCGCCGACGTCCTGGGCCAGCCGGTCGCCCGGCGGGCTGTGGAGATCGCCGCCGCCGGAGGGCACAACCTGCTGCTGCTCGGCCCGCCCGGTACCGGCAAGAGCCTGCTGGCCGAACGCCTCCCGACCATCCTGCCCGGCCTAAGCATGGCGGAGTCCCTAGAGGTCACCGCGGTGCACTCGGTCGCGGGCGCGCTGCCCAAGGGCGCGCCACTCATCACCGAGCCGCCGTTCTGCGCGCCGCACCACACCGCCACTCGCGCGGCGATCGTCGGCGGGGGCAGCACCCGGCTCCGGCCCGGTTGTGTCTCGCTGGCGCACCGGGGTGCCCTGTTCGTCGACGAAGCCCCCGAATTCGGCCGCGGTGTGCTGGAGTCCCTGCGCCAGCCACTCGAAACCGGCACGGTGGTCGTGTCCCGATCCGCCGCGACGGTGCGCTTTCCGGCGCGGTTCCTGCTCGTGCTGGCCGCGAACCCGTGCCCGTGCGGCAAGTCGGGCAACGCCTGCACCTGCTCGTCGCCGCAGCGCCGCCGTTACCTTGGCCGGCTCTCGGGGCCGTTGCTCGACCGGGTGGACCTCAAGGTCGAGCTGCAGCCGGTGGCCCGGTCCGAGCTGCTGGCCGACCGCGCGTTCGCCGAGTCGTCCGCCACCGTCGCCGCGCGGGTCTCGGCCGCCCGCGAACGCTGTGCCCGGCGGCTGGCCGGCACACCCTGGTCGACCAACGCCGAGATCCCCGGCGCGGAGCTGCGCCGCAGGTTCCCGGTCCCGGGGGACGCGCTGCGGATCCTGGCCTCGGCCATGGAACGCGGAGAGATCAGCGCCCGCGGGGTCGACCGCGCGCTCCGGGTGGCGTGGAGCCTGGCCGATCTCGCGGGACGCCCCGAACCCGGTGGTGCGGACACCGCCTATGCCTTCGCACTGTGGTCGGGGCGGGCGCAGTGA
- the rplS gene encoding 50S ribosomal protein L19, which yields MHTAIQELEKAQLRSDIPDFRPGDTLNVHVRVTEGTRSRIQVVKGVVIRRQGSGNRETFTVRSIRHSVGVERTFPVHSPVFEKIEVVSRGRVRRAKLYYLRNLRGKAARIPERRPKR from the coding sequence ATGCACACCGCAATTCAGGAGCTTGAGAAGGCCCAGCTGCGCTCCGACATCCCCGATTTCCGCCCGGGCGACACGCTGAACGTGCACGTGCGCGTGACCGAGGGGACCCGTTCGCGGATCCAGGTCGTCAAGGGTGTGGTCATTCGGCGGCAGGGCTCCGGCAACCGGGAGACCTTCACTGTCCGCTCGATTCGGCACAGCGTTGGGGTGGAGCGCACGTTCCCGGTGCACAGCCCGGTGTTCGAGAAGATCGAGGTTGTCAGCCGCGGCCGCGTGCGCCGCGCCAAGCTCTACTACCTGCGCAACCTGCGCGGCAAGGCCGCGCGCATTCCGGAGCGCCGGCCCAAGCGCTGA